The region TGGCGGTGACGGGGAAATTCTGCTGCTTGACCTCAAGGATCGCAAGATCACGGGGCGGGTTGCCATCACCCCGGGGCCGGGATACGGGTTCGTTGCGCGCTAGATCTAGCGGAAAATCTGACCGATATCGTAGATGATTTTGGCAATATCGCCTTCCAGCGGGAAGGACAACACGCCCATGACGCTATACCCCATCATCAGCGGCAGCACATAAAACCGGAACATGAACACAAACCAGGCTACATAGAGCGGCACCACCCGGTCAATGAGGAAGGCGGGGGTGATCGGCCGGGCCAGACGGATGATCGGGTTCGTCGCCAGCACGAACATGCGCATGAAGAAGAAGCTGGAGTTTTCAGCAAGAAAGATCGACATGCCGAAACGGCCTATCAGTGTCCACATCACGGCGCCAAGCGCGTAATCCATGAGCATCAGCCATAAAGGAAATACGCTGTCCATCTTCAACTCCCCCCGGTAATCCCTCTGATTAATTGATAGCAGGCAATAAAAAACCGGGGCAAGAAGAAATTCCTGCCCCGGCCAGATTCATGAAATCGATCGCTTAGTGATCGGCGTCCAGAAGAGTCTTGCCACCCGGAACACGGATTTCTTCAACCATCTTCTGGGTTTCGGCATCCGGCTCTTCGGTCATCAGGCTGACAATGATCATCAGGATCAGGCTGACCGGCATGCCGATCATCCCGAAGCGCAGACCATCAAGGCCAAGCCAGGGTGTGCCGCCGGCGAACTGCACATAATAGAGATATGCAGCACCAGCACCAAAGCCGCCAATCATCCCGGCCAGCGCACCGGCACGGTTGGCCCGCTTCCACCAGACACCGAGGACCAGCGGGAAGAACAGACCGGAATTGGCAAAGCAGAACGCCCAGGCCACCGCACCGAGGATACCTGTCAGCTTCATGGAAGCCACAAAGGCACCGGCGGCACCAACCACCAGCAGCAGCGCACGGGCCACCAGCAGGCGAGTCTTGGTTTCCGCCTTCGGATCAATGATCTTGTAGTAGAGATCATGCGAAAGGGCGTTGGCGATAGCCAGAAGCAGACCATCCGCCGTGGACATGGCTGCGGCCAGACCACCTGCGGCAACAAGCCCGGAGATCACGTAAGGCAGACCTGCCATTTCAGGCGTGGCCAGCACCACGATATCACCTTTCATGAAGAATTCATTGATCTGGATCAGGCCATCGCCATTGCCGTCAATGATCTTCAGGAAGCCGACGCTGCTCCATTTCTGGATCCACTCAAGATTAGAGACTTCCGCCACCGATTTGCCGATGATGCTGGTTGCAACAGTCGGGTCCAGCAGCGACAGTTTGGTGAAGGTCGCAAGCGCAGGTGCCGTCAGGTAAAGAAGGCAGATGAAGAGAAGCGACCAGCCCACGGACTGACGTGCAGCCCGGACTGAAGCTGTCGTGAAGTAACGCATCAGCACGTGAGGCAGTGACGCCGTTCCCGCCATCATGCAGAGCACGAGGGTGAAGAACTTCCATTTGGCCATCGGTGTTGCTGCGGCATCGTTGATCCCGACCTTCAGTGCTGCAAGTCCGCCAGCCTGAGCCTGGGCATCAGCTGTTGGCAGCAGGGTCTTGACGCTGTGCAGGGCTTCGAGTTCCTGCACCCGGTTGACCGCATCAAACTGGGCCAGATGCGGAATGAGACCATAGCCAAGCTTGTTGGACATCCAGAACACCGGAATGACATAGGCGATGATCAGCACGATATACTGGGCCACCTGAGTCCATGTCACGGCGCGCATACCGCCAAGCATGGAACAGAACAGGATCCCGGCAAGACCGATCCATACCCCGAGTTCAAATGGAATCTGGAGCGCACGGGATGCGACGATCCCGGTGCCGGTGATCTGTGCCGTCACATAGGTGAAGGAAGCCACCACCAGAATGATCACGGCGAAGAGACGGGCAAGGTTGCCGCCATAACGTGTACCGATAAAGTCCGGCACGGTGTAACAGCCGAACTTGCGCAGGAATGGCGCGATGAGCGAGGCCACCAGCACGTAACCGCCGGTCCAGCCCACCAGGAATGCCATATAGGGATAGCCATTAAGATAGATCCCGCCGGCCATCGCGATGAACGACGCACCGGACATCCAGTCCGCCGCTGTTGCCATCCCGTTGAATACGGCAGGGACTTCACGTCCGGCCACATAATACTGGCTTGATTCCATCGTCCGCGACAAGACGCCGATAAAGGCGTAGATGACCACGGTGAAGGCAACGAAAAGCCAGCCGATTACTGTATTGGAGACACCGGCGACTTCAAGGATCGCCATCAGGATTACGAAGCCGAGAAATCCAAGGGTATACAACCCGTAGACTCGGCCAAGGTTTTGGATAAAACCACCATCGAGTTTCAGCATTGTTTCCCCCTTATTCGGCTACGCCATGTTCGGCGTCGATCTTGTCCTGCTGGCGTGCAAACCAGAAGACGAGAATAGCAAAGGCAACCTGTGCACCCTGGCCAGCCATGAAATATCCACCGGGGAAGCCGGCGGTATTCAGTGCGTCAGCCCAGAGATGGATTTCAAACGAAAAGAAATACCAGATGATTAGAGTGATCACGGTCAGCAGCTTTGTTTTCTGCCAGTGGAGTTCGCGATCACTTGAGGATGATTTACTCATTGTCCTCCCCCATGTTAACACGCCCGTGAGGGCACCAACACATAAACCGAGGGGAAGACTAGCATGATCTCTCCCCCAAGAGATTATGTAGACGAATTCTGCTATTGCAGATCAGATAAATATCTTACACATATGAAGGAATAGCAAGAAAAATGCGTAAAACCGGCCCCGGGGGACAAGTTGGCTTTTGAACTTTTCAGGAAAATTCAACGATATCTGGGATTGACGCCGCCGGCGCCGCTCCGGTCGCTGGACGAATTGGTCGCCTATACCGAAAAGCAGGCGGCGTTTGTCTCCCAGGTTTCGCTCTATACCTATATCAAAACCCGGGCCGGGACGCAGTATCCGAAACTTTTTGAAAATGAAACCTATCTTGTCTCCATGAAAATGGCCCGCTGGCATATTTTCGGGGCGGCGGTGGCTGACCTTGCCATTTTCTATGGCGGGCTGATGGTCAGCCGCGGGGAGGCCAGCCCGGAAGAGGCAAAAAAACTTGCTGAACGGATCATTGTCGGGATACTTTCGGGCTATGAGCAGGATGACATCGCGCCGGAGGAGTTCGATGCCATGATTGCCCGCGGCAAGGCCCGTTCCGGCGTCGCCGCCTGGATCGACATGGCGGAAGGGGCCAATGCGTTCCAGTCAAGCGCTGATGCCCTGATCCGCTGGGCGCCGATTGCCGATGAGCTCAAGGCGCAGGATGAAGAGATCGTTCGCAACTCCATCCATATGCGATGGATCGGCATTCGCCGGGAAATCAAGGAGATTCTTGTTCCCGAAGCCATCCTGACTGGTCTATAACCTAAAGGCAGTTTTCAGTTTTCCCGGAGGAAATATTTCCATGGCCAATCCCCAATATGTCTACACCATGAGCCGCCTGAGCAAGACCTGGCCCGGGGGCAAGGAAGTGCTGAAGGACATTTCCCTGTCTTTTCTGCCCGGGGCAAAGATCGGGGTGCTCGGGATCAACGGGGCGGGGAAATCCACCCTGCTCAGGATCATGGCCGGGGTTGAGACGGAATATCAGGGTGAAGCCTGGGCCGCGGACGGGATCAAGATCGGCTATCTGCCGCAGGAGCCGGAGCTGGACAAGGAGCTCAATGTGCTTGAAAACGTCATGCTCGGCATGGGCGAGGCAAAGCAGCTGGTGGACCGGTTTAACGAGATCAGCGCCCGTTTCGGCGAAGAGATGAGCGATGATGAAATGAACGCGCTCATCATGGAGCAGGGTGAGCTTCAGGAAAAGATCGATGCCGCCGATGCCTGGGACCTCGAGCGCAAGGCGTCGATTGCCATGGATGCCCTGCGGCTGCCGCCATCGGACTGGGGGGTGGAAAACCTCTCCGGCGGGGAGAAGAGGCGTGTTGCCCTCTGCCAGCTTCTGCTGAGCGCGCCGGAAATCCTGCTGCTCGACGAGCCGACAAACCACCTCGATGCCGAGAGTGTCGCCTGGCTGCAGCGTTTCCTCCATGATTTTCCCGGCACCGTGGTCACCATCACCCATGACCGGTATTTTCTCGATGAGGTGGCAGGCTGGATTCTCGAACTTGATCGCGGCCATGGCATCCCGTATCAGGGCAATTATTCAGGCTGGCTTGAGCAGAAACAGAAACGGCTCGAACAGGAAGGCCGTACCGAAGAGGCACGCAACCGGGTTCTGGCCCGGGAGCTCGAATGGGTGCGTTCGGCACCGCGGGCGCGGCAGGCCAAATCCAAGGCACGTCTGCAGGCCTATGAACAGCTTCTTGAACAGCAGCATGAAGCCCATGGCGAGGCGGCACGTATCCATATTCCGCCCGGGCCAAGGCTTGGCAATGTCGTGATCGAGGCCAGCGGCCTCAACAAGGCATTCGGGGAGAAACTGCTGATCGACAACCTCGATTTCCGCCTGCCGCCCGGGGGGATTGTCGGGGTGGTCGGCCCGAACGGGGCCGGCAAGACAACGCTCTTCCGGATGCTCACCGGGCAGGACAAACCGGATGCGGGCGAGCTGCGTGTCGGGGAAACCGTCAAGATGGCGTATGTGGACCAGTCCCGGGACGCGCTCGACGGCAGCAAGACGGTCTGGGAAGTCATTTCAGATGGCCATGACGAGATCGAACTGGGCAAGCGCGTGGTGGCCTCAAGGGCATATGTCGGGCAATTCAATTTCCGGGGCAGCGATCAGCAGAAACGTGTCGGGCAGCTTTCCGGCGGTGAGCGAAACCGGGTTCATCTCGCAAGGATGCTCAAATCCGGCTGCAATCTGCTGCTTCTTGACGAGCCGACCAATGATCTTGACGTCGATACGCTTAGGGCGCTTGAAGAAGCGTTGCTTGAATTCGGCGGATGCGCGGTGGTGATCACCCACGATCGCTGGTTCCTTGACCGGATCGCGACGCATATTCTGGCTTTTGAGGGCAACAGCCATGTCGAATGGTTTGAGGGCAACTGGCAATCCTATGAGGAAGATCGGCGTCGCCGCCTCGGGGCCAGCGCGGATCAACCCACCCGGATCAAGTACAAGCCGATCAGCAGATAAGATCTAGTTCGGGGTTGAAGCGGCGGCGGCCCTGATCTCCATGGCCTGGGTGTTGAGGCTGTCGATCAAGGCCTGAAATGCCCCGCCATTGCTGTTGATGATGGCGGTATTTTCCTGCTGCTGGGTGATCAGCATGGAGATATTTTCAACTTCGATGTCAATGATGCGCGGCGGCTGATCCGGCCGTGTCCGGATGCGCCAGGAGACGTTCGTATTGGGAAGTTCACCGGTTTTGTCGCGGATCTCCCCGTGAACAACAACGAGTTTGCTGCCCTTTTCTGTCGCGCCCCTGGATGCGTATTCAAGAGAGTTGAAATAGTCGAACTGGGTTTCGGCGAGAGACAGAAGAATTTCACGAAATGCCTTGAGATAGGCTGTTTTTTCCGCATCGGTCGCGCTGCGCCAGGCATTGCCCGCGGCAAAACGGGCGATGATGTCATAATCAAAATAGGTGTCGATGATGCGTTCGGTTTCCATCCGGACTTTCGCCGGGGTCGGGTCCGATCCCACCACCGTCATGATATCGCCGACCAGCGCATCGACCAGTTCCACGCTTTTTTCCAGCCTGGAATCGGCGCTGGCCATGGCAGAGAAAGAGAGGGCGGTGGCCACCAGCAGGATCACCCGGCCAAATCGAAAAAGACTGGTTGCTGGAAACGACTCTGTCATTCTTTCTGATCACTGAAAAACTGGTCAAATTCGGTATCGGCCGCGCTCGGGGCGGAGGTATCGCCGTCGTTGATCTGGCCTTCCCGGAACTGAAGAAAGATCGAGCGCGTCTTTGCGTATGGATCAAGGGCGTTGTATTTGACCTCATTGATCTGGTCAAAATTATTGCCCCGGAACGTCACCGCGCCGGCGGGTGCACCGATGAGCTGGACCGTCTCCAATGCCGGCTCACCAAGCTGGCCGAGCGGGTTGGTCAGGATATCGACGATCAGACCTGTGTGACTCCGCACGGTGCCCGGGCCGAACAGGGGGGCCATGATATACGGGCCTTCAGGGGCGCTCCAAAAGGCGAGAGTCTGGCCGAAATCCTCCCGCTCGGGTTCGTCATCTTCGACAAGATCGACAAAGCCGAGGGTCAGGCTGTTCATGAGGAAATGTATAGTGGCAAGAGCAGCGTTTTCAACCTTGCCCTGCAAGGCGGAGTTCACCGCCGTGCCCGGATAGGATGTCCAGGTGACGTGGTTGGTCAGGCCGGTGCGCACCGGGGAAGGCAGTTTGCGATACCCTTTTGCCGCAGGTTCAAGCACCAGGTCATCCACCCCCATGTTGAAGGCGTAGATCTTGCGGTTGGTGGCTTCATAAGGGTCGCGGGAATCGCTCACAAGATTGTCCGGTGTTCCGGCGCAACCAGCCAGAGACAAGGTTAACCCTGCTATAAGCGTGAGAAGTATCTGCCGCACGGCATCGCCCTCCTGATCTGTCGATAGCCTATGCAATCAATGCCGCAAAATCAACTTCAAAGGCAGATTATCTGTGCTGATTTGCTTCCTCGAGGGCTACCCCAACCCTGCCTGGCGTGCTACATAACATGTATGGTTCAAGATGTTCTTTCGGCAGTCTCCGATGATATATCCCGCCCCTGGCTTCAGGGGCTCAACCCCGCGCAGCTTGAGGCGATTCAGCATCTTGATGGCCCGCTTCTGGTGCTTTCGGGCGCGGGAACAGGCAAGACACGCGTCCTGACCTCCCGGCTTGCCCATCTTCTTGCCACGGGTGCTGCCAAGCCCTGGAATATCCTTGCCGTCACCTTCACGAACAAGGCGGCGCGGGAAATGAAGGAGCGCGTGGCCGCGATGATTGGCCCGGCGGTCGAGCAGGTCTGGTTCGGCACATTCCATGCCCTTGCGGCGCGGATTCTCCGGCGTCATGCGGAATGCGTCGGGCTGAAATCAAATTTCACCATCCTTGATACCGATGACCAGCTTCGCCTGATCAAGCAACTGCTGGAGGCGGCCGGGCTTGACCCGAAGCGATTCCCGCCGCGGATGCTGCTGGCCACGATCAGCCGCTGGAAGGACAAGGGGCTGACGCCGGATAAAGTCAGCCCGGCGGAAGAAATCGAGCTTGGCGAAGGGACGGGGATTGATCTCTATCGCCAGTGCCAGCGCCGACTTCTGGAGCTCAATGCCTGTGATTTTGGTGATCTGCTGCTTCATAATCTGACGGTTTTCAATGAAAACCCGGATATTCTGGCGGAATATCACGGCCGTATCACGCATCTGATGGTCGATGAGTATCAGGATACCAATCTTGCCCAGTATCTGTGGATCCGGCTTCTGGCGCAGAAAAACCGCAATATCTGCTGCGTCGGTGATGATGATCAGTCGATTTACGGCTGGCGCGGGGCCGAAATCGGCAACATGCTCAAATTCGGGGAGGTCTACCCGGAAGCGGTGACGATCCGGCTTGAGCAGAATTACCGATCCACCGGGCATATTCTCGAAGCGGCTTCTGCCCTCATCGCCAATAACGAGACCCGGCTTGGCAAATCTCTATATACCAGCATCGAGAAAGGCGAGCCGATCGATGTATCGGGGTACTGGGACGGCATGAGCGAAGCCCGCGGTGTGGCCGATACGATCGAAAGCCTCATCCGGAAGGGTGAGGCCGGCTATGATGAAATGGCTGTCCTTGTCCGGGCCGGATTCCAGACACGGGAATTCGAGGAACGGTTCATCCAGATCGGCCTGCCGTATCGCGTTGTCGGCGCGAAATTCTATGAACGGCAGGAAATCCGTGATGCGGTCGCGTATCTGCGGGTGATTGCGCAGCCCGCGGATGACCTGGCCTTTGAGCGTATCATCAACACGCCCCGGCGCGGCATCGGCGCCGCCACGATCCAGACCATTCACCAACTTGCCCGCAGCCGGCAGATGCCGATGCTGGCGGCGGCGGAAATGCTGCTCGGCACCGATGAGCTCAAGGCGGCGGCGCGGCGCAACCTTGCCCTGATCGTCAACATGTTCGCGCATTGGAGAAAGGATACCGAAACCCTGCCGCATACCGAGCTTGCGATGAAGGTGCTGGACGAGTCCGGCTATACGGCCATGTGGCAGGCCCAGAAAACCCCCGAAGCCGAAGGCAGACTCGAAAACCTGAAGGAACTTGTCTCAGCCATGGAGAGTTTTGACAGTCTCGGCGGGTTTCTTGAACATATCTCGCTGGTCATGGATGGCGAGAATACCGGTGCCGAAGGCGAGGTCACGCTGATGACACTCCACGCCGCCAAAGGGCTCGAGTTCGATGTTGTCTTCCTGCCCGGGTGGGAGGAGGGTATCTTTCCTTCCCAGCGCACCCTCGACGAGAAAGGTGGTGCGGGCCTTGAGGAAGAACGTCGCCTTGCCTATGTCGGCATCACCCGGGCGCGGCGCCGGCTGCATATTTCCTATGCGTCCTCAAGACGTGTGCACGGGCTCTGGCAAAGCGCTGTTCCATCTCGGTTTATGGCCGAACTCCCCGGAGAAAATATCCGCGAGGAGACCGAACAGGGCATGATCCCGGCAACGGGGGCGGCGATCAATACCGATTTTTCACAACTGACGCCGACAGCGGCATCGGGATACGGGCCCGGATGGGCGCGGCTCAAGGAACGCCAGCGCAACGGCCTTGCCCCGGCGCGGGCTCCGGCGGAACACAGCCCCGGTCTTGTGGGCGCATCTGCCTTTCAGCCTGGTGACCGCGTCTTTCATCAGAAATTCGGCAATGGCGATGTCATGTCGGTGGATGGCGACAAGCTCAGCATCGCTTTTGACAAGGCGGGAGATAAAAAGGTGGTGGCAGGATTTGTCACCCTGGTCCGGAAGGGGGGCTGATGTCGGCGTTGTGGCAGATCAGCTTTACGGTGTCGGATCAGGCCGATGCTTTTGCCGAAATGGTCGAGGCCGCGGCAGAAACCGAAGCCGTGACCCTTCATCGTGCCCGCGACGAAGACCCCTGGATGATTTGCATCATCTCTACCGAAGCACCGGAAAGAGAGAGAGTTCAAGCAGCGCTTGACGCCGCCGCCGCCATCACGGGGCAGGCTGCCAGCGCCCTTGAAATTGCCCGACTGCCGGCAAGAGACTGGCTGAGCGAGAATCGCAAATCCTTCCCGCCGCTCGATATCGGCTGCTTCTGGATTTATGGCAGTCACATAACAGTGCCGGTGCCGGATGGAAAGATCGGGATCTGTCTTGATGCCGGTCAGGCGTTTGGCTCCGGCACCCATGGAACCACCCATGGCTGTATCACCATGCTGGAAAAGCATCTGCCCGCGGGCAATGCCCCGCGCATCGCCGATATCGGCTGCGGCAGCGGGATTCTGGCCGTGGCCGCCGCCAAGCTCCGCCCCGGGGCAACGGTCATTGCGGTGGATAATGACCCGGTTGCGGTGAAGGTCGCAGCCCAGAACGCGCGGGATAACGCGGTGGATGGCGTAATCACGGCAGGTGTCTCCGATGGCTACAGGGATGATCTGGTGCAGGGGGCAGGCCCTTATGATATGATCCTGGCCAATATCCTGCCGGGCCCGCTTGTCGAGATGGCCGCTGATGCGGCGGCATGCCTTGCCGCGGATGGCGTGCTGATCCTCTCTGGATTGCTCGAAGATCAGGCAGAAGAGGTTATCAAGGCACATGCCGGGCATGGGCTTGAGCTCAAAGATGAGGTGATCTTTCACGGCTGGTCCGCGCTGGTGATGGAACACGGAAGAAATGCAAGATGAGCAGAACGCTGAAGACATTGAGGGAGAGGCTCAAAAAAGAACGCCTTGATGCGTTCCTGATCCCGCGCGGGGACTGTTTTTCCGGCGAGGAAGTGCCGGCTTCCGACGAGCGCCTTGCCCATGTCAGCGGGTTCACGGGCTCAGCCGGAACGGCGGTGGTCACCCCAGATCAGGCGGCGCTTTTCAGCGATGGCCGCTATACGCTCCAGATGCAGGTGCAGACATCCGATGACTGGCAGACATTTACCGTGCCGGAACGCTCGACGACGGACTGGATCAGGGAACATGTCAAGGGCGGCAGGCTGGGGTTTGACCCCTGGCTCATGACCGTGGACCAGCATCGCATGTATGAAACCGCGCTCAAGCCTGAAGGGATCCGTCTCAGGCCGGTTTCCGCCAACCCGATTGATCTTGACTGGGCAGATCGGCCGCCGCCTCCCGCCAGCAAGGCCTGGGGGTTTTCACCCGCTGTTGCCGGGGCTGGCCGGGGCGAGAAAATCGAGCGGACCATCAACGCCATGAAGAAGGCGAATCCCGCCGCCGCCGCCATGATCATCAGTGATCCGGCGTCGCTGGCGTGGCTCCTGAACATCCGGGGGGGCGACCTTGCCCATACCCCGGTTATCCTGGCCTTTGCCCTTCTCAGCGCTTCAGGTGAGGTAACGATCTTTGCCGATGCCGGGCGATTCGATGAGATCGATCAGGACCATCTTGCCTTTGCCGCACCTGGCCAGCTTTCGGCGATCTTGTCAGGGCAGAAGGGCAGCGTCATGGTTGATCCATCCACCTGCCCGGTTGCGATCTGGCAGATGCTCGGTGCAGCGCCCATCGAAGCGGTGCTGCCGATCGTGGCGATGAAGGCCGAGAAGACAAGCGCGGAAGCCGACGGGTTCCGGGCCGCCCATCAACGTGATGCCGTGGCGATGATCCGCTTTCTTGCCTGGTTTGACGATACCCTCCGGCAAGCCCAGCCAAGAGAGACCGAGGTGGCGGAGAAACTGATCGAATTCAGGCAGCAGGAAGACGGCTTTCTCAGCCCCAGTTTTGCCAGTATCTGCGGCGGTGGCGCCAATGGCGCGATTGTTCACTACCGGGCTGTAGCGGGGCAGGACCAGCCTGTTCCGAGGGACAATCTCTGCCTCATTGACAGCGGCGGCCAGTATCGTGATGCCACCACCGATATCACCCGGACGGTGGCGACCGGTACACCCAGCGACGAGATGGCGGAGGCCTATACCCATGTTCTGCGCGCGCATATCGCCCTTGACAGGACGCGATTCCCCCATGGCACGACAGGAATGCAGCTCGATGCCATCACCCGCGCGCCGCTGTGGCAGCAGGGCATGGATTACGATCACGGCACCGGTCATGGGGTCGGGTGCTGCCTCGGCGTGCATGAAGGGCCGGCCAGCATTTCCAGGCGAGGCGCCGCCCAGATCCGCCCCGGGATGGTGCTGTCAAACGAACCGGGCTACTATGTGACGGGTGGCTTCGGCATCCGGACGGAAAATCTTGTTCTTGTGGTCGAGGGCGACGACGGCAATCTTGAATTTGAAGCGCTCACGCTGGTGCCTTTTGACCGGCGCCTGATCCGGCCTGAACTGATGAGCGAGGCGGAGACTGAATGGGTTGATGCGTATCACGAAAGAGTGCGGCGGGAGATCAGCCCCCTTGTGGCGCGGCGCGGTGATGCAAGGGCGGAGGCCTGGCTTGCCGAATTCACGGCTCCGCTCGGGCGGGGCAACTAACGCCGGATCAGGGTGATCCCCCGGATCAGGTCTGCCCGCCGATGAGGGTTATCCAGTCGTCTTCGGTAAGGATGGCAAGCCCCAGTTCTTCGGCCTTGCGGGCTTTGCTGCCGGCATCGGCGCCAACCACCACATAATCTGTCCGGGCGGAGACCGACCCTGCCACTTTGGCCCCCAATGCCTCGGCTCTGGCTTTTGCCTCGGCGCGGCTCATGGTTGCGAGTGTGCCGGTGAAGACGACGGT is a window of Alphaproteobacteria bacterium LSUCC0684 DNA encoding:
- the ettA gene encoding energy-dependent translational throttle protein EttA yields the protein MANPQYVYTMSRLSKTWPGGKEVLKDISLSFLPGAKIGVLGINGAGKSTLLRIMAGVETEYQGEAWAADGIKIGYLPQEPELDKELNVLENVMLGMGEAKQLVDRFNEISARFGEEMSDDEMNALIMEQGELQEKIDAADAWDLERKASIAMDALRLPPSDWGVENLSGGEKRRVALCQLLLSAPEILLLDEPTNHLDAESVAWLQRFLHDFPGTVVTITHDRYFLDEVAGWILELDRGHGIPYQGNYSGWLEQKQKRLEQEGRTEEARNRVLARELEWVRSAPRARQAKSKARLQAYEQLLEQQHEAHGEAARIHIPPGPRLGNVVIEASGLNKAFGEKLLIDNLDFRLPPGGIVGVVGPNGAGKTTLFRMLTGQDKPDAGELRVGETVKMAYVDQSRDALDGSKTVWEVISDGHDEIELGKRVVASRAYVGQFNFRGSDQQKRVGQLSGGERNRVHLARMLKSGCNLLLLDEPTNDLDVDTLRALEEALLEFGGCAVVITHDRWFLDRIATHILAFEGNSHVEWFEGNWQSYEEDRRRRLGASADQPTRIKYKPISR
- a CDS encoding VacJ family lipoprotein, translating into MRQILLTLIAGLTLSLAGCAGTPDNLVSDSRDPYEATNRKIYAFNMGVDDLVLEPAAKGYRKLPSPVRTGLTNHVTWTSYPGTAVNSALQGKVENAALATIHFLMNSLTLGFVDLVEDDEPEREDFGQTLAFWSAPEGPYIMAPLFGPGTVRSHTGLIVDILTNPLGQLGEPALETVQLIGAPAGAVTFRGNNFDQINEVKYNALDPYAKTRSIFLQFREGQINDGDTSAPSAADTEFDQFFSDQKE
- a CDS encoding 50S ribosomal protein L11 methyltransferase; protein product: MSALWQISFTVSDQADAFAEMVEAAAETEAVTLHRARDEDPWMICIISTEAPERERVQAALDAAAAITGQAASALEIARLPARDWLSENRKSFPPLDIGCFWIYGSHITVPVPDGKIGICLDAGQAFGSGTHGTTHGCITMLEKHLPAGNAPRIADIGCGSGILAVAAAKLRPGATVIAVDNDPVAVKVAAQNARDNAVDGVITAGVSDGYRDDLVQGAGPYDMILANILPGPLVEMAADAAACLAADGVLILSGLLEDQAEEVIKAHAGHGLELKDEVIFHGWSALVMEHGRNAR
- a CDS encoding ATP-dependent helicase, whose translation is MVQDVLSAVSDDISRPWLQGLNPAQLEAIQHLDGPLLVLSGAGTGKTRVLTSRLAHLLATGAAKPWNILAVTFTNKAAREMKERVAAMIGPAVEQVWFGTFHALAARILRRHAECVGLKSNFTILDTDDQLRLIKQLLEAAGLDPKRFPPRMLLATISRWKDKGLTPDKVSPAEEIELGEGTGIDLYRQCQRRLLELNACDFGDLLLHNLTVFNENPDILAEYHGRITHLMVDEYQDTNLAQYLWIRLLAQKNRNICCVGDDDQSIYGWRGAEIGNMLKFGEVYPEAVTIRLEQNYRSTGHILEAASALIANNETRLGKSLYTSIEKGEPIDVSGYWDGMSEARGVADTIESLIRKGEAGYDEMAVLVRAGFQTREFEERFIQIGLPYRVVGAKFYERQEIRDAVAYLRVIAQPADDLAFERIINTPRRGIGAATIQTIHQLARSRQMPMLAAAEMLLGTDELKAAARRNLALIVNMFAHWRKDTETLPHTELAMKVLDESGYTAMWQAQKTPEAEGRLENLKELVSAMESFDSLGGFLEHISLVMDGENTGAEGEVTLMTLHAAKGLEFDVVFLPGWEEGIFPSQRTLDEKGGAGLEEERRLAYVGITRARRRLHISYASSRRVHGLWQSAVPSRFMAELPGENIREETEQGMIPATGAAINTDFSQLTPTAASGYGPGWARLKERQRNGLAPARAPAEHSPGLVGASAFQPGDRVFHQKFGNGDVMSVDGDKLSIAFDKAGDKKVVAGFVTLVRKGG
- a CDS encoding DUF4212 domain-containing protein, which codes for MSKSSSSDRELHWQKTKLLTVITLIIWYFFSFEIHLWADALNTAGFPGGYFMAGQGAQVAFAILVFWFARQQDKIDAEHGVAE
- a CDS encoding phospholipid-binding protein MlaC, yielding MTESFPATSLFRFGRVILLVATALSFSAMASADSRLEKSVELVDALVGDIMTVVGSDPTPAKVRMETERIIDTYFDYDIIARFAAGNAWRSATDAEKTAYLKAFREILLSLAETQFDYFNSLEYASRGATEKGSKLVVVHGEIRDKTGELPNTNVSWRIRTRPDQPPRIIDIEVENISMLITQQQENTAIINSNGGAFQALIDSLNTQAMEIRAAAASTPN
- a CDS encoding sodium:solute symporter family protein is translated as MLKLDGGFIQNLGRVYGLYTLGFLGFVILMAILEVAGVSNTVIGWLFVAFTVVIYAFIGVLSRTMESSQYYVAGREVPAVFNGMATAADWMSGASFIAMAGGIYLNGYPYMAFLVGWTGGYVLVASLIAPFLRKFGCYTVPDFIGTRYGGNLARLFAVIILVVASFTYVTAQITGTGIVASRALQIPFELGVWIGLAGILFCSMLGGMRAVTWTQVAQYIVLIIAYVIPVFWMSNKLGYGLIPHLAQFDAVNRVQELEALHSVKTLLPTADAQAQAGGLAALKVGINDAAATPMAKWKFFTLVLCMMAGTASLPHVLMRYFTTASVRAARQSVGWSLLFICLLYLTAPALATFTKLSLLDPTVATSIIGKSVAEVSNLEWIQKWSSVGFLKIIDGNGDGLIQINEFFMKGDIVVLATPEMAGLPYVISGLVAAGGLAAAMSTADGLLLAIANALSHDLYYKIIDPKAETKTRLLVARALLLVVGAAGAFVASMKLTGILGAVAWAFCFANSGLFFPLVLGVWWKRANRAGALAGMIGGFGAGAAYLYYVQFAGGTPWLGLDGLRFGMIGMPVSLILMIIVSLMTEEPDAETQKMVEEIRVPGGKTLLDADH
- a CDS encoding aminopeptidase P family protein → MSRTLKTLRERLKKERLDAFLIPRGDCFSGEEVPASDERLAHVSGFTGSAGTAVVTPDQAALFSDGRYTLQMQVQTSDDWQTFTVPERSTTDWIREHVKGGRLGFDPWLMTVDQHRMYETALKPEGIRLRPVSANPIDLDWADRPPPPASKAWGFSPAVAGAGRGEKIERTINAMKKANPAAAAMIISDPASLAWLLNIRGGDLAHTPVILAFALLSASGEVTIFADAGRFDEIDQDHLAFAAPGQLSAILSGQKGSVMVDPSTCPVAIWQMLGAAPIEAVLPIVAMKAEKTSAEADGFRAAHQRDAVAMIRFLAWFDDTLRQAQPRETEVAEKLIEFRQQEDGFLSPSFASICGGGANGAIVHYRAVAGQDQPVPRDNLCLIDSGGQYRDATTDITRTVATGTPSDEMAEAYTHVLRAHIALDRTRFPHGTTGMQLDAITRAPLWQQGMDYDHGTGHGVGCCLGVHEGPASISRRGAAQIRPGMVLSNEPGYYVTGGFGIRTENLVLVVEGDDGNLEFEALTLVPFDRRLIRPELMSEAETEWVDAYHERVRREISPLVARRGDARAEAWLAEFTAPLGRGN